Genomic segment of Hippocampus zosterae strain Florida chromosome 12, ASM2543408v3, whole genome shotgun sequence:
GTGAAGTTACCTGTGTTGTCTTACGTGGATATGGTTGattcattttcacatttgtaTGCCAATTTCAGAATGTTTCCACTTCTGTGCAGTTTAaaggttttatgatggtgacaaTTTGATCCTGGAATAAGTAGTCCATATATCGCATTAGCCCTTGTGCTAAAAAATGTTTCCTTACTACAAATCCGTGTTTGACGGGtgcttgaatttttttaattaaaaggaaTCTAGTTCAACTTTACTGCATTACATGACATTCTTGCAGCTGGAGATCCCAGCTGTGCATACAAGGCAGGAATGGTGAGACCTTTAGCTAAAaatacaatcccccccccccccccccaaaaaaaaaaaaaactttacccgTACACTATTGCAATCCAGGACTTATTTTAGATTGAATCCAGTCCTCCCAGGACTAAGGCTGAATGGGAACTTGTGTCAATCCCACAGCAGAGTTCATTGTGAAGGCACAGCTGTTAATAGGCATGTTGGAAATTGCACAATGATCTGATCCACACACATGATGCGGCGGTCATCACTCAGCCTCGAGCAAATTACCCCACCCAGATACACAGTAGGGTAGTTGTAGGTTTGCTTCAAAGCACTTTCACATCATTGTATCAAATGCAATGTACCTTCTTCCAAATCTCATGATTAACCATTCAAGCATGTACATTGTTTTAACCAGCATTTCATCTTATGAAATCCAGACACAACTGACCCTTTATAGATTTTTAATTTCCATATTTAACAAACATGTATTCcagatttacaaaaaaatgtggaagCATTTCCAGGCATTGCAGTGGGCTTGCACAGTGGAGATGCCTCCACAAAAATACAAGACCGTGGACCCATGTGAACAAGCCATTCTTCACTGTGCCAAAAGGTGATTACAGCCGAGTGATGGGGTGGCGTTTGGCCAGTCATTGCAGGTGGAGTTCAGCCGAAGGGCTTGTGGAATGTACAACACTTGGGCTCGGCCATTACGCTGCCTTCTCCTGCTCGATGGCTGAAAGAGAAACATTTGCTCAATATTGATGCAACACAATTTtcgtggaaaaaaagatgtacccaCTCTCTTTTGTTGGCAACGTGTTCTTCTCGCAGGTATCGGTCTTTTTCAGCTTGGTCTTGTCAAAGGTTGTGACTTCCTCGACACTCGGTTTGTCACACATGGTGGCGTATACTAAAAATAAAGTAGTTTCAGTTGCATTATTGAACAAGATGATAATGCAGGGGAAAACAAACTGGAGATTTTGAGAAACTAAGGGAACAAAAAGCATGTGACTGAAGTAAGACGCCGAGTTGAAACGTGCAGATGCGGAACCAACGCCCTTTGTGCGAGCTACATCAAAGCATATACCCGGAGCCCCCGAACTAACTACACAAAGTAATGTACTCAAAAGACGTGCATGTCTCATTTTCTATATGACAAACGTCGACTTCGAACAGGTTGAACATAAGATCAAAGTTGCCTTTATAGCACGCATATAGAAGTAACAGAACGGATGTGGCACCTCATCAACATTCTCAAAAATAAGCGATGAAGTCAACCAAATAATTGCAAAAAGGACCCGTTACGCataatatctatctatatatagatctattggatatattcttttttttttttttaggtgtgtaCTCACCAGCTGTGGCGCGATGTAGCACGTCGAATCTAAGGGTGGGAGAAGTGG
This window contains:
- the tmsb4x gene encoding thymosin beta-4; translated protein: MVILHNPSYIDGTNGSKRQYATSPTLRFDVLHRATAVYATMCDKPSVEEVTTFDKTKLKKTDTCEKNTLPTKETIEQEKAA